A genomic window from Phormidium ambiguum IAM M-71 includes:
- a CDS encoding DUF6364 family protein — MARKRITLSLDEDLLERIKLAAEKDDRKISNEVERILIKHYPPPKEVSEPISDSSLVVTRRSKKE, encoded by the coding sequence ATGGCAAGGAAACGGATAACGCTATCGTTGGATGAGGATTTGCTCGAACGAATTAAACTTGCTGCTGAAAAAGACGATCGCAAAATTAGCAACGAAGTGGAGAGGATACTGATCAAGCACTATCCCCCCCCTAAAGAAGTTTCTGAGCCAATCTCAGATAGTTCGCTTGTGGTAACTAGAAGGTCAAAGAAAGAATAA
- a CDS encoding ParB/RepB/Spo0J family partition protein — MNDHKTRSLVVSDQIQYVRLDRLKPHPRNEEVYGSGESITDLVESIKLKGYVQPLIVKTDGTIISGHRRWRALTALGWKEAPVVICHFETEEDELFVLIAENRHRQQTPVQRIREGMTVEPIARKLRNNRAAQEALRVVENSGLPQSESQELSMENFPLDSLKLGLTEKEMELTENIVAAIVGLGCGRNYRKGRTAVKAADHLKKDCTELARVWLDIINERSIDAGYQLAKMSENKQKATLEAIASGAAKTPKQAKALIKANSPKSSSAEGVRDNSNDTNGVSDRNSKSQTDAEKELGISGATESLTNEKYWTSDSVGSWVIIKIPLFPLEKTPERKWNGFWGRITEVGATLKVDIGLEVVSLLQSDVELIENPAPSFCKVAERVLRLQSFDTVHEFGKVILNRIQQTLSWDAAALTYLDAVEQIELARRAIEQAL, encoded by the coding sequence ATGAATGACCACAAGACAAGGTCGCTGGTGGTGAGCGACCAAATTCAGTATGTTAGGCTTGACCGACTCAAGCCGCATCCTCGCAATGAAGAAGTTTACGGCAGCGGTGAGAGTATTACCGACTTGGTAGAATCCATTAAACTCAAAGGTTACGTCCAACCGCTAATCGTCAAAACAGACGGCACGATTATCAGCGGTCACCGTCGCTGGAGAGCGCTTACCGCGCTGGGGTGGAAGGAAGCACCAGTTGTTATCTGCCACTTTGAGACCGAAGAAGACGAACTGTTCGTCCTCATAGCAGAGAACCGCCACCGCCAGCAAACACCCGTGCAGAGAATCCGCGAAGGCATGACGGTAGAACCTATCGCCCGAAAGCTGAGAAATAACCGCGCAGCTCAAGAAGCTCTCCGTGTAGTGGAAAATTCAGGTTTGCCCCAGTCAGAGAGCCAGGAACTATCAATGGAAAATTTTCCATTGGACTCGCTCAAGCTGGGGTTAACGGAAAAGGAAATGGAACTGACGGAAAATATCGTCGCGGCTATCGTTGGCTTGGGGTGCGGCAGAAACTATAGGAAGGGACGCACCGCTGTCAAAGCCGCCGATCACCTCAAAAAAGACTGTACGGAGCTGGCAAGAGTGTGGCTTGATATTATCAACGAGCGCAGTATAGATGCGGGATACCAGCTGGCAAAGATGTCGGAGAACAAACAAAAGGCTACGTTAGAAGCGATTGCATCAGGAGCAGCAAAGACTCCCAAGCAAGCCAAGGCTCTGATTAAGGCGAATTCACCAAAATCTTCATCCGCCGAGGGAGTAAGGGACAACAGCAATGACACTAACGGGGTCAGCGATCGCAATTCAAAATCTCAAACCGATGCAGAGAAAGAATTGGGAATAAGCGGAGCAACTGAGAGTCTAACGAACGAAAAATACTGGACATCAGACAGCGTAGGGTCTTGGGTAATTATCAAAATTCCTTTGTTTCCTCTAGAGAAAACTCCTGAAAGGAAATGGAATGGATTCTGGGGTAGGATTACCGAAGTCGGAGCAACGCTCAAGGTTGATATAGGACTGGAGGTAGTGTCACTGCTTCAATCCGATGTCGAGCTAATCGAAAACCCAGCGCCAAGTTTTTGCAAAGTCGCAGAACGGGTTCTAAGACTGCAAAGCTTTGATACGGTGCATGAGTTTGGAAAAGTTATCTTGAACAGGATACAACAAACCTTGTCTTGGGATGCAGCAGCGCTAACCTATTTAGACGCTGTTGAACAGATTGAACTGGCACGCCGAGCGATAGAACAAGCACTATAG
- a CDS encoding type IV secretory system conjugative DNA transfer family protein: MSFEIKFLFAQSNHVLAQTRSRTEQPTPISSINLGGIIQQYNNPEGYVTIGFFIFLLLLSRFMGNSKGKITTGKLCGTSEKMAASMLALKQIKERKHNKVTLWCGSPRYWWNGRRLRGLVANIQTALGSSPTVWLPHAERSILVIGAPGSGKTFSTIDRAIESAMVQGFPIIIYDKKGDQLKLHAPLAARYGYKVWTFAPGESYSGVINPLDFMKSPQDSVMAGEIGQVINRNASSGQGKSDEFFSKAGDLLAKALLQLVKGSKFPDMAMLYAIMRLPSLVKRIDYAIQSRQIDEWIATSFNQFLSAKEAEKTISGILTTAAGTFSSFIQADLLRAFLGESNIPTKIEGRQMIVFKLDDERRSVVGPLLAAAIHLLVVSNLSRPRKDPLIISLDEFPSIRLDRMPQWINEYRSNGACFILGIQSLEQLYEGYGEKMGAAIASACSTHILFNPGNTDTAKKYSERYGDKEVLIKSKSTSRSQGGQSQGSQSISWNESLQKMPLFSVDEILRFPQGRCVITNPGYSSGGEGSIPYALTIPIPKADLKRQSESEALWEEQVRPRLESRVQLASLEQLTAALYDRIAEAERMLPLPDAGGNVPQESQAASGSSKRYGSDPLDSVVSKAKRSKRVFSTGGIGKR, from the coding sequence ATGAGTTTTGAAATCAAATTTTTATTCGCTCAATCTAACCACGTTCTAGCTCAAACTAGGAGCAGAACAGAGCAACCTACGCCAATATCTTCAATTAACTTGGGTGGTATCATACAACAATACAATAATCCTGAAGGTTATGTAACTATCGGTTTTTTCATCTTTCTGCTTTTACTATCTCGCTTTATGGGAAATAGCAAAGGCAAGATTACCACCGGAAAACTGTGCGGTACTTCCGAAAAGATGGCAGCTAGTATGTTAGCATTAAAACAAATTAAAGAGCGCAAACACAATAAAGTTACATTATGGTGTGGCAGTCCTCGTTATTGGTGGAATGGCAGAAGACTGAGGGGTTTAGTTGCTAATATTCAAACTGCTTTAGGTAGTAGTCCAACTGTTTGGTTGCCTCATGCAGAACGCTCAATTTTAGTAATCGGTGCGCCCGGTTCAGGTAAAACTTTTTCCACAATAGATCGAGCAATTGAAAGCGCAATGGTGCAAGGATTCCCGATTATTATCTACGATAAAAAAGGGGATCAACTTAAGCTACACGCACCATTAGCGGCACGTTACGGTTATAAAGTTTGGACGTTTGCACCGGGAGAATCTTATTCAGGTGTAATCAATCCTCTCGACTTTATGAAATCACCACAAGATTCGGTAATGGCGGGGGAAATCGGTCAAGTTATTAATCGAAATGCTAGTTCCGGTCAAGGAAAAAGCGATGAATTTTTCTCCAAAGCAGGGGACTTATTAGCAAAAGCATTGCTTCAGTTAGTTAAGGGTTCCAAGTTTCCAGATATGGCAATGCTTTATGCTATAATGAGGTTGCCAAGTTTAGTCAAACGCATCGATTATGCGATTCAATCTCGGCAAATTGATGAATGGATTGCCACTAGTTTCAACCAGTTTTTGAGTGCTAAGGAAGCTGAAAAAACTATTTCTGGGATTCTAACGACGGCGGCGGGAACTTTCAGTAGTTTTATTCAAGCTGACTTATTACGAGCTTTTTTGGGAGAGTCGAATATCCCAACTAAAATAGAAGGTCGGCAAATGATTGTGTTTAAATTGGATGACGAACGACGTTCTGTAGTCGGTCCATTATTAGCTGCTGCTATTCACTTACTTGTTGTGTCTAATTTAAGTCGTCCCCGTAAAGACCCTTTGATTATTTCCCTTGATGAATTTCCTTCAATTCGATTAGATAGGATGCCACAATGGATTAACGAATATCGTTCCAACGGTGCTTGTTTTATTTTAGGAATTCAAAGTTTGGAGCAACTTTACGAAGGATATGGTGAGAAAATGGGAGCAGCTATTGCTTCTGCTTGCAGTACTCACATTTTATTCAACCCTGGCAATACGGATACTGCCAAAAAGTACTCGGAACGCTATGGGGATAAAGAAGTGCTAATCAAAAGCAAGTCTACCAGTCGTTCTCAAGGTGGTCAGTCGCAGGGTAGTCAATCGATTAGTTGGAACGAATCACTGCAAAAGATGCCACTGTTTTCGGTAGATGAAATATTGCGCTTTCCCCAAGGTCGATGCGTGATTACTAACCCCGGCTATAGTTCAGGTGGTGAAGGGTCGATTCCTTATGCTTTGACAATACCGATTCCCAAAGCGGATTTGAAACGGCAAAGCGAAAGTGAAGCGCTTTGGGAGGAACAGGTTAGACCTCGGCTGGAAAGTCGGGTGCAACTTGCTAGCTTGGAACAGCTTACAGCTGCTTTGTACGATCGCATTGCGGAAGCAGAACGGATGTTACCGCTGCCGGATGCTGGGGGTAACGTTCCTCAAGAGTCGCAGGCGGCTTCAGGTTCAAGTAAAAGGTATGGGTCTGACCCGCTGGACTCTGTTGTCAGTAAGGCTAAGCGGTCGAAACGGGTCTTTTCCACTGGCGGTATTGGCAAGCGTTAG
- a CDS encoding nucleic acid-binding protein has product MIVFLDTGILGLICSPKNDGEAGECKAWLYKLLAKSVYVVTSDLCDYEVRRGILLAASKNPKLSGLENLETLQEIIDFLPLTKPAMKRAAQLWADSRTQGKLTAAAENIDADVIIAAQYQLLKEEYPGRYLAIATTNVKHLSQFAEAREWRSI; this is encoded by the coding sequence ATGATTGTTTTCTTAGATACAGGAATCTTGGGGTTAATCTGCTCTCCTAAAAATGATGGAGAAGCTGGAGAATGTAAAGCTTGGCTGTACAAATTACTAGCCAAAAGTGTTTACGTTGTCACCTCGGATTTATGTGATTATGAAGTAAGACGAGGAATTCTATTAGCAGCTAGTAAAAACCCCAAACTTTCTGGTTTAGAAAACTTAGAAACTCTCCAGGAAATTATAGATTTCTTACCATTAACAAAACCTGCAATGAAACGCGCCGCACAACTTTGGGCAGATTCTCGCACCCAAGGTAAGCTAACTGCTGCGGCTGAAAACATTGATGCTGACGTAATTATAGCAGCCCAATATCAACTACTTAAAGAAGAATATCCCGGACGTTATTTGGCGATCGCCACAACCAATGTTAAGCATTTATCCCAATTTGCTGAAGCGAGAGAGTGGCGCTCAATTTAA
- a CDS encoding SAM-dependent methyltransferase: protein MIRTIHKTKIEYGDFQTPLELAEKVCQKLVELGVSPDVILEPTCGVGNFIEAAGLWFKSTNKIIGVDINSYYLQELEKKPIFQDERLEIREGNFFDFDWSSLITSLDGKILIIGNFPWVTNSQQGTIGGINLPQKTNFQKYNGFDAIAGKSNFDISEWMLIQVVHWLQNRDANLAMLCKTSVARKLLSYLHSKKLNISNFATYKIDAKKYFNATVEACLLLGKFGSNSPKYFCDVFSSFEDTNYYRIGYRNSILVRDIDCFDKLNKLYAPSAGLKWRSGIKHDCSDVMEFRKSGNSFINGLEEIVEIEDTYVFPLIKGSDVAQNRIKTTERYVLVTQRFVGEPTEPIKDLAPKTWKYLESHARYLDNRKSKIYQNNPPFSIFGVGAYTFTPWKIAICGLYKKLDFRLVGIINNKPAVFDDTVYFLSFDEEEAALRTFELLTSTFAMNFYSSLIFWDEKRPIKSSILNSLNLTALVNMTELERD, encoded by the coding sequence ATGATTCGTACTATTCACAAAACGAAAATAGAATACGGGGATTTTCAAACACCATTAGAATTAGCCGAGAAAGTATGCCAAAAGTTGGTAGAGCTTGGTGTCAGCCCTGATGTTATATTAGAGCCAACCTGCGGAGTGGGAAATTTTATTGAAGCTGCTGGACTCTGGTTTAAATCAACTAACAAGATTATTGGTGTAGATATCAACTCGTATTACTTACAAGAGCTTGAAAAAAAGCCAATTTTTCAGGATGAAAGACTTGAGATAAGAGAAGGAAATTTTTTCGATTTTGATTGGTCGTCATTAATAACTTCTTTAGATGGTAAAATATTAATTATTGGTAATTTCCCTTGGGTGACTAATTCACAACAAGGAACAATAGGAGGTATTAACTTACCTCAAAAGACTAACTTTCAAAAATATAATGGTTTTGACGCGATCGCTGGAAAAAGTAACTTCGATATTTCAGAGTGGATGTTAATCCAGGTCGTCCATTGGCTACAGAACCGAGATGCAAATCTCGCAATGCTTTGTAAAACTTCAGTTGCTAGGAAATTACTGAGCTATCTACATTCTAAAAAGCTGAATATTTCTAATTTCGCTACTTACAAAATAGATGCAAAGAAATATTTTAATGCCACAGTTGAAGCTTGTTTATTATTAGGAAAATTTGGCTCAAATTCACCAAAATACTTTTGCGATGTATTCAGCAGCTTTGAAGATACCAACTATTATCGAATAGGGTATCGAAATAGTATTCTTGTAAGAGATATCGATTGTTTTGATAAACTAAACAAATTATACGCTCCGAGTGCTGGACTAAAATGGCGTTCTGGTATTAAGCATGACTGTTCAGATGTAATGGAGTTTCGTAAAAGCGGTAATTCATTTATAAATGGACTGGAAGAAATAGTTGAAATTGAAGATACTTATGTTTTTCCCTTAATCAAAGGTTCTGATGTGGCTCAAAATCGAATAAAGACTACCGAGCGATATGTTTTGGTTACTCAAAGATTTGTTGGTGAGCCTACTGAACCAATAAAAGATTTAGCACCAAAAACTTGGAAATATCTGGAGTCGCACGCGAGATATTTAGATAATAGGAAAAGTAAAATATACCAAAATAATCCTCCTTTCTCTATTTTTGGAGTTGGTGCATACACTTTTACTCCTTGGAAAATCGCAATTTGTGGTCTTTACAAAAAATTAGACTTTAGGTTAGTAGGAATAATAAATAACAAACCTGCTGTTTTTGATGATACTGTTTATTTTCTCAGTTTTGATGAGGAAGAAGCTGCATTACGTACATTTGAGCTTTTAACTTCAACATTCGCAATGAACTTCTATTCCTCGCTAATTTTTTGGGATGAAAAGCGCCCAATTAAATCAAGCATTTTGAATAGTTTGAATTTAACCGCATTAGTAAATATGACCGAGTTAGAGCGCGATTAA
- a CDS encoding restriction endonuclease: protein MPILTVQALCSEAALFSVAESQHPEPLLYGITDGKAVGTYLEQKFRLFLKDRYEFVEGNSASGIDFPELLVDVKVTSIKQPQSSCPFKSARQKIFGLGYSLIIFVYDKTDDSTNRTATLNILHTIYISAERTADFQMTRGIRNILENEGNQDDLIAFLLDRNLPVDEIEAANIADEILINPPIQGFLTISNALQWRLQYRRVIERAGQEEGVIAVYRANP, encoded by the coding sequence ATGCCAATCCTAACCGTACAAGCTTTGTGTTCTGAAGCAGCCCTATTTTCAGTCGCCGAATCTCAACACCCAGAACCCCTGCTTTACGGTATTACAGACGGTAAAGCCGTAGGTACTTATTTGGAACAAAAGTTCAGACTTTTTCTAAAAGATAGGTACGAATTTGTGGAAGGTAATTCAGCAAGCGGTATAGATTTTCCCGAACTACTTGTTGATGTTAAAGTAACGAGTATCAAACAACCGCAATCGTCATGTCCTTTTAAATCTGCACGGCAAAAGATTTTTGGACTTGGTTATTCCCTGATTATCTTTGTTTACGACAAAACCGATGATAGTACGAATCGAACTGCCACTTTAAATATTTTACATACAATCTATATCAGTGCCGAAAGAACAGCAGATTTTCAAATGACTAGGGGGATTCGTAATATTTTAGAAAATGAAGGCAATCAAGATGATTTAATCGCTTTTCTGCTTGACAGAAATTTACCCGTTGATGAGATTGAAGCTGCTAATATCGCAGATGAAATACTTATAAATCCACCTATACAAGGCTTTTTGACTATCTCTAATGCTTTGCAATGGAGGCTTCAGTACAGAAGGGTAATTGAGCGTGCTGGTCAAGAAGAAGGGGTAATTGCTGTTTACCGAGCTAATCCATGA
- a CDS encoding DUF5895 domain-containing protein — MVKTNSKAKTKTPVEPEIIEDTTQFQSEDFDFEIDSELLQPGYNQVRRPILPYGIVVNEQVAGILIPEDQLEKANWFVMPNEDEMTTIGLTEDVTGLLLCKCRFCLLAFVPEYIRYKNDVPDLGGTIIGLYEDYKAQLDKKTMDVASEHAIVFLDENNRPMHSTPIVVRFKNVALWSFKAARDEFYRLLEKTFADYFQIPFSGKNDKWRSLGILEVEFKGIKEGKGSNKNYCCKTINYTKPTIENLPSLYLGRPQQKNKLWGLHDSIAGFTEAPALPAAAEPQIQVLPPISRKPENEKKSNNGRKPPRKIQAEVIEDDDFENDLDEDEFDDFDEDE, encoded by the coding sequence ATGGTAAAAACTAACAGCAAAGCTAAAACTAAAACTCCAGTTGAGCCAGAAATTATTGAAGACACAACTCAATTCCAATCAGAAGATTTCGACTTTGAAATTGACTCAGAACTCCTACAACCAGGCTACAACCAAGTAAGACGACCTATTCTACCTTATGGCATCGTTGTTAACGAACAAGTAGCAGGCATTTTAATCCCAGAAGATCAGTTAGAAAAAGCCAATTGGTTTGTTATGCCTAACGAAGATGAAATGACCACAATTGGCTTAACAGAAGACGTTACAGGTTTGCTACTTTGCAAATGTCGCTTCTGCTTACTAGCATTCGTTCCCGAATACATTCGTTACAAGAATGATGTTCCAGACTTGGGCGGTACTATCATTGGGTTGTATGAGGACTACAAAGCTCAACTCGACAAAAAAACGATGGATGTTGCTAGCGAACACGCGATCGTTTTCTTAGATGAAAATAACCGTCCCATGCACAGCACGCCTATTGTTGTTAGGTTCAAAAATGTCGCATTGTGGAGTTTTAAAGCAGCGAGAGACGAATTCTATCGTTTACTAGAAAAAACCTTCGCTGACTACTTCCAAATTCCTTTTAGTGGCAAGAACGATAAATGGCGAAGTCTTGGTATTCTAGAAGTCGAATTCAAGGGAATTAAAGAAGGAAAAGGCTCGAATAAAAACTACTGCTGCAAAACTATCAACTACACCAAACCAACTATTGAGAATTTACCCTCTTTATATCTAGGACGACCGCAGCAGAAGAACAAACTTTGGGGGCTGCACGACAGCATCGCTGGCTTCACCGAAGCACCTGCATTACCAGCCGCAGCTGAACCTCAAATTCAAGTGCTACCGCCCATTTCCCGGAAACCAGAAAATGAGAAAAAGTCGAACAATGGACGCAAACCACCCCGTAAAATTCAAGCTGAAGTGATAGAAGATGATGATTTTGAAAATGATTTAGATGAAGACGAATTCGACGATTTTGATGAGGACGAATAA
- a CDS encoding M23 family metallopeptidase: MTTILSAIIRRFLLFLFCLLLIVCSLLYAPNYAIAQTTVDSTELPTRILEIPGVDRQGNSTSVNALVPDWTQISFSQMPPISQSGSLSAQEYTQAVGYDLSRTWTAGQTPDRYIMLGDISEALQPELLSLGSIAQQTNLNLEQVGLSAFTLVGKQTLEQLVQAVPVLGQFKVRDVAPVAELLSTKTSNNLSDRTLTQVLSSNPQIGQLKLGEIDLSQYSISSIPNLDSTQIGAFSDWQTTFIKDVPGLNTLPLSNFPNPVAELGNLVMRIDAIYSPAERKRTNTISGSDVQGFSVNCQKNDCAYIELDDLENSGRKARGSLEGKQWISGKYQEVEGGWGCLKGINGGKEPTGRLPFGSTFKVVVMETDERTDTVDTALFFRFCSPCGCSPYFIGPVPFFTYRVNSPIFVGALEPSVGGSSSTPTVATPSSVSSSSTKGLATAANVSVPCPPGVTAPISVGNVQGVNVTALSEAIASIESSGSYDSIGPYICADGGKNCGVPLGKYQFVTYNEYAASAIASKPGGQQFLDKLKGGYKPTQAELFQFFPPADQEAAFQKSISDKIDRTSQQIDPTTGNVFNGDRLIERVAQKHFGGDYSKVDGGATDAFGRLTLKSYGSDVLRRYQAGGGTIARLSAAACTPTANTETQATGKYIEPANGQVTSSFGTRTRPVSGVQKTHNGIALVGEVGSPVKAVDGGVVKTVVSDCQQGVQNCGGGYGNWIEIDHGNGRTTRYAHLQANSVKVKVGSRVSQGQVIGGLGSTGMVGEPRLHFETRVNGTAVNPSQFGI; encoded by the coding sequence ATGACGACAATATTATCAGCAATAATTCGGCGCTTTTTACTATTTCTATTTTGTTTACTGTTAATAGTTTGCAGCTTATTATATGCGCCGAATTATGCTATTGCCCAAACTACTGTTGATTCTACCGAACTGCCAACTCGAATTTTAGAAATACCCGGTGTCGATAGACAAGGAAATTCTACTTCTGTTAACGCTCTTGTACCAGATTGGACCCAAATTTCTTTTTCCCAGATGCCACCCATCAGTCAATCTGGAAGCCTTTCAGCACAGGAGTATACGCAGGCTGTTGGCTACGATTTGAGTCGAACTTGGACAGCAGGACAAACTCCCGATCGCTACATCATGCTAGGCGATATTAGCGAAGCTTTGCAACCAGAACTACTCTCACTCGGTTCCATTGCACAGCAAACTAATTTGAATCTAGAGCAGGTTGGTTTAAGCGCTTTCACTTTAGTAGGCAAACAAACCTTAGAGCAGTTGGTTCAAGCTGTTCCCGTTCTCGGTCAATTTAAAGTACGAGATGTTGCACCAGTAGCAGAATTACTGAGTACAAAAACATCTAATAATTTAAGCGATCGCACTTTAACCCAAGTCCTCAGTTCCAACCCCCAAATTGGCCAGTTGAAGCTGGGAGAAATCGACCTCTCCCAGTATTCAATCTCTTCAATTCCCAACTTAGACAGCACGCAAATAGGTGCATTTTCAGATTGGCAAACCACCTTCATTAAAGATGTACCGGGGCTGAATACTTTACCCTTGTCTAACTTTCCCAATCCAGTTGCCGAATTAGGCAATTTGGTAATGCGAATTGATGCAATTTACAGCCCTGCGGAGCGCAAACGAACCAATACTATTTCAGGCTCCGATGTTCAGGGATTTTCGGTTAATTGTCAAAAGAATGATTGCGCTTATATCGAATTAGACGATTTAGAAAATTCCGGTCGGAAAGCTCGCGGTTCCCTGGAAGGTAAACAATGGATCAGCGGTAAGTACCAGGAAGTAGAGGGTGGTTGGGGCTGTCTAAAAGGTATCAATGGTGGCAAGGAACCGACGGGAAGGTTGCCCTTTGGCAGCACCTTCAAGGTGGTGGTCATGGAAACAGACGAGCGGACTGATACCGTTGATACGGCTTTGTTCTTCCGGTTTTGTTCCCCTTGCGGCTGCTCTCCCTATTTCATTGGCCCAGTACCTTTCTTCACTTATCGGGTCAATTCTCCTATTTTCGTGGGAGCGCTGGAGCCATCGGTTGGCGGCTCTTCCTCAACACCAACGGTCGCAACTCCCAGTTCGGTATCTTCCTCTTCTACCAAGGGTCTAGCTACGGCTGCAAATGTTAGCGTTCCTTGTCCTCCAGGGGTTACTGCACCGATTTCAGTTGGTAACGTTCAAGGAGTAAATGTCACGGCTTTATCGGAAGCCATTGCCAGCATTGAGAGTAGCGGTTCTTACGACAGCATCGGTCCCTATATTTGTGCAGATGGCGGTAAAAATTGCGGAGTACCGCTGGGTAAATACCAGTTTGTCACTTACAACGAGTATGCTGCTAGTGCGATCGCATCCAAACCAGGGGGACAGCAATTTTTAGATAAGCTCAAAGGCGGTTATAAACCTACTCAAGCCGAACTTTTTCAATTTTTCCCGCCTGCTGATCAGGAGGCTGCATTTCAAAAAAGCATTAGCGACAAGATTGATAGAACATCTCAACAAATAGATCCTACAACTGGCAATGTTTTTAACGGCGATCGTCTCATCGAACGAGTGGCTCAAAAGCATTTTGGCGGCGACTACTCGAAAGTTGATGGTGGCGCAACTGACGCATTCGGTCGTTTGACTCTAAAAAGCTACGGTTCCGATGTTTTGAGGCGCTATCAAGCAGGTGGTGGAACGATTGCTCGGTTGAGTGCAGCTGCTTGTACTCCCACTGCAAATACCGAGACTCAAGCTACAGGTAAGTATATTGAGCCAGCGAATGGTCAAGTAACCAGCAGCTTCGGTACGCGGACTCGTCCGGTTTCTGGCGTGCAGAAAACGCACAACGGTATTGCGTTGGTGGGAGAAGTCGGAAGTCCGGTAAAAGCGGTGGATGGGGGAGTGGTCAAAACAGTTGTTTCCGACTGTCAGCAAGGGGTACAAAACTGCGGCGGTGGTTATGGGAACTGGATTGAAATTGACCACGGAAACGGTCGCACAACTCGGTACGCTCATTTGCAAGCGAATTCTGTAAAGGTCAAGGTAGGCTCGCGCGTTTCCCAAGGTCAGGTTATTGGGGGTCTGGGTAGCACCGGGATGGTGGGAGAACCCCGCTTGCACTTTGAAACTCGCGTTAATGGGACGGCTGTTAATCCATCGCAATTTGGAATTTAA
- a CDS encoding methyltransferase: MEIISSLTETLLYEKVKETQPYSWFPSSPELIELIIEQAQIVPGCYALEPTAGDGLLAQAMVKAGAIVDVIEINPLLQQILFQKGFNLVGSDFLTAVPQRQYNFILANPPFSTPEIKGVDLDIIQRAYNLFLANSGRLVSVVSNSMNVRNEERVQAFRAFLKRTSAKVLELPLEIFWGSERPVTVESYLVVIDKISNVPYL, translated from the coding sequence ATGGAAATTATTTCATCATTAACAGAAACGCTTTTATACGAAAAAGTTAAAGAAACGCAGCCCTATTCCTGGTTTCCATCTTCACCAGAGTTAATTGAGTTAATCATTGAACAAGCTCAAATTGTGCCTGGTTGTTATGCTTTGGAACCAACAGCGGGAGATGGCTTATTAGCGCAGGCAATGGTTAAAGCAGGCGCGATTGTTGATGTAATTGAAATTAACCCATTATTGCAACAAATCCTATTTCAAAAGGGATTCAACTTAGTGGGAAGTGATTTTTTAACTGCTGTACCTCAAAGGCAATATAACTTTATTTTGGCAAATCCTCCATTTTCTACACCTGAGATTAAAGGAGTTGATTTAGACATCATTCAACGAGCTTACAACCTTTTTTTAGCTAATTCAGGACGGTTAGTGAGCGTTGTTAGTAATTCCATGAATGTACGAAATGAGGAACGAGTGCAAGCATTTCGAGCATTTCTCAAACGCACTTCAGCGAAGGTACTCGAACTACCATTAGAAATATTTTGGGGAAGCGAACGTCCCGTTACAGTTGAAAGTTATTTAGTTGTAATCGACAAGATTTCTAATGTACCATACTTGTAA